The genomic DNA TTTCAAAGGATCGTTCAGAACTAACTTTGAATTACGCTCAGTATTGTTGCTTCGCTAGTGCGAGCAGAAACTGTGCCATTTCTCCTTAACCTGCTTCGTTGGCTACTTGTTGCCATTCCCGCCACTTATACCAACAGCATGTTAGGCTATATTCAAACCAAGATTGGGATCGCCTATCGTACTAGACTTACGGAACAGATTTTGAACACCTATCTAGGAACCGAAAACGGAGAGGACAAAGTATATTATAAAATGTGTAAGCATCGTACGTATTGCCATCTGTCGCACCTACTTCTAATGCCATATAGCAAACTTGGACGATAGGATCAAGAATCCAGATCAAATGATTACTACAGATATCCAGCGATTTTCTGCACATCTCGCCGCGATGTATTCCAACCTCGCCAAGCCTGTGCTGGACGTCATATTATACAACTACCAATTATCACGAAACGTAGGGGCCGAGGGTCTCATTCTTCTTACAGCATTGGTCCAACTCAGCGCCATACTGTGTGAGCCCAGCTGTATCCATTATGAAATATACAAACTTAAGACCGAGGACCCTTAGTAAAATCGCTTACTCCTCCATTTGGGCAATATGCTGCTACAGAAGCGGCGCTCACTGGCTCCCTACGTGCCACACACTCCCGCTTATTAGAACATTCCGAAGAAATTGCTTTTTTCGAAGGCGAAGAGGCCGAGAAAATGCTTGTAGAGCGCGATTATTTTGCCCTCGTAAAGCATATAAACATGGTCCTGCAAAAGCGGCTATGGCATGGCGTTGCTGAAGAAGGCGTCATCAAGTGGATGTGGGGCTGCTTTGGGGTGAGCCAGCAGTGCATGATATATGTGATGCCCGCGATGTACTGATAATCACATAGCTATGCATCTGTGCTATCCCAGTATTCTTCAAGTTGCCTGGAATGGACAGGAATGATCTTGGAGGACGAACAGAGAGTAAGTTATACTGTATAGCTCCGACTTGGAATCCTAATCGCCCGAGTTGATTAGGTTTTGTTACCAATCGGCGCCTCTTGCTTTCCGCGTCCGACGCCTTTGGTCGGGTTATGTACTCGTACAAGGAACTTGCTGAACTCGCTGGTTACACAGCACGTGTTTCGCTCCTCATGGATACTATGGGCGACGTTCAGCGTGCTCAATTCGAGAAAGCACTAGTTAGTAGTGCCAGTATCGAAGAGAATGCGAAAGGTGCGTGCATATGTGTCTGAAGTTGAAAAGTTAGCTCAGGTGTATGCGTGTAGTGCTGCAGGGCCGAGGGACCGTGATCGAGTCTGACGAGATTCAGTTCGAAGGTGTTCCTATTGTTAGTCCTAACGGGGATATTCTGGTCCGATCACTAAGCTTCTTCGTACAACCTGGGGTGAGCTAGCCTCAATTACCTTCTAAATCCGCGAGCTAACAACGGCACTCAGCGGCACCTGCTGATCGTGGGTCCAAATGGTAGGCAGTCTATCGGGCCCCTATTGAATGTGCTATTCACGTCTCGTGTAGGGTGTGGGAAATCCTCGCTGTTCCGTATACTTGGTGGGCTCTGGCCGGTCTACGGTACGTATAGCATCAATCGCTTTGAACCCATTTAAATTGATCGATTACATGCCCTATAACCCAGGCGGAACGGTTCGCAAACCTCCTGCTAAAGATTTTACGTACATCCCTCAACGACCCTACTTAAGTCTTGGCACGTTGCGTGACCAGGTGATTTACCCACACACTAAAGAGGAAATGCAGCGGCGTGGGGTAACAGATGATGATCTTCTCCGGGTTCTTTCAGTGGTTCAAATGGATCACATTGTGGAGCGTGAAGGTGGATGGGATGCTGCAAAGGAATGGAGAGACGCATTGAGCGGCGGTGACAAACAGCGCGTAGGTTACATGTTATCACTCAAGTCCACTATACTCAGGCCGAATTTTGTGACAGATCGCTATGGCCAGATTGTTCTACCATGCGCCTAAGGTTTGCATGTGCATTTCGGCCATACGACTTTACTGATGTTTTGGATTCAGTACGCTATATTAGACGAGTGCACCTCTGCCGTCACCTTGGAGGTTGAGCGTGTGATGTTTGAGCACGCGACCAAACTTGGGATTACTTTATTGACAGTATCGCATCGGCCTTCTCTTTGGCAGTATCACCATATGATTGTGGGTACCCcatttttgttttgttttgtttcgTTAACCCTTTTCAACTGAATCCCTAATAGCTTCAGTACGACGGGCAAGGTGGTTACGTCTTTACTGAATTGGACGCGGAGCGTAGATTGGCATTGCAAGAAGAGAAACAGGCGCTCGAGGCACGCCTGCTTGAAGTGTGAGTTTTTCACGTGCAAATGGCCGGACTTACATCTGATTGTCACATTTGTCCTTCTCGGGTGAAAGACCGAAGATGAAGGCACGCTTGTCAGAACTCAAGGCAGCTCAGGcggaacgacgcggcccgTAGACGAGCACTTGCATTATTATGATTACGATTTTAATATTATCGTGAATTAAACCAATGTGGTTATGTCTTTAGAAAATAGGAACCGTGGCAAACATAGATCCGGGTATTGCAGAAGATCGGGGCGGAGCAAGATGTAAGCATACAGTTACACAGCCACGACCTCATCGGAAACAATCGGTTTGATCTGAGGTAAGGGCTTTCTCGGGAGCTCCAATTGAGAAATTGCCAAAGACTCTTGACTCTCACCATCTCCACCCCTTCTCCTCTCCGTCTCCGTCCCCAACTCCCTACTCTTATATTCTCTAAATATCTACGCCCACATAGAAAGTGAACAGAAGTAGAATAGACCATGGTGCACGTATACTCGCAGAGCTTCCTCTACAAGTAAGTTTTCGGTACGTTATCTATCTCTGTATCACAAGCTGAAAGAGTTGTTCCAGCCACTCCTGGGCGCATGTGAACTTGGGCATCTGGCACAAGTATCCAAATCCCAAGTGTGCGCATGTTATCTCTGTAGATGTTGTCGATCGCTCGGTGGATCCAGTAACCGGTGTGATCCGCACTGAGAGGATATTGGGTTGCAAACAAGCAGCCCCACGATGGATAGTCAAAGTGAGCATTAAAATGCTATTTTATTTACCAATTATCTGATTATAATTTGTTTTCAGCTACTCGGAGGTTCTGACGACGCGTTTGTGCGTGAGATATCATTTGTCGATCCTGTCACTGCTCGGACGACTGTTACCTCCGTGAACCTTTCCTTATCTCAATACGTAACGGTCCTAGAAAAGATTGTCTACGAGCCTACACGTGGTCCGGATGGACGAATGCAAACCCTTTTCTCTCAGACCGCCGAAATCCAAGCTCGAATGGCAATTTGGCGGAGTGCTGGCGAACGATTGGAGAAGTTTAGCGCAGATCGATTCGGGCAGAATGCACAGCTCGGGCGTGAAGGGTTCGAAGGTGTACTCAGGATGCTCCTGGAGCAAAAACAGGCACAGCGAGCATAACATGGCCACAACTATGCCCGTTTGACCGCTTCTCTCTAAAATTCTCGCATTTTTGTGATGGTTTTACTTGGGCCCCCTGGCATTTACTCCTATTATTCCTGACCACGGTCTTAGCTGCATTCGCATCTTTATTTCTTCATTTAGATAGATATCCCCGACTTTTCGTATTTGCGCTTGTTTCATACCATCCTTCTCCCTCCCCTTTATGACGGCCCATTCAGCTTGCAGCTCAAACCCCACTATGACCAACTACTCACTGCCCGCACGCAACCAACTTCATGGTTACTATAGATCGTTTGAATGCACATACATATGCTTTCTTTGAACTGGCCAGCTTGCATTAAGTGTCAAGACTTCCTTATCTTTCTCTGCCTCTGTGGCAATGGCACTGCATCGGCTCCACTCTGGACCCGAATGTCGTGTTGTTTTGACACTAATAGGTGCATCACTTCGTTAGATTGTTCCGTGTTCTATTGGGATTATCCTGATGCGCAGGTCTGAGCACCGCATACTGCACCGCCACACTGTTTCTGCCAGAAGCGCTCATCAATAGCCATTGTGCTTGTGGCCTTGCTTTGACCGCAACCAGAGTCATATACCTTTGTGAGCCCCGGTTGGAAGCCCTCGCGGAAGATCTGAAATCAGACATATATAAGGCTGACCGGGTTACCACTCCCAGACCACCACTCAATCTTAGATCGCGCCCAGTTTATATCGCATGCCGATTTCACAAGAGAAGATACAGGAGGTAGATACTATGGGAGTATTAAATATCATTGCGAATCATTGACCCTTTTGTTGCAGCATGCAGCGCTCCTCAACGGGCTTAATGCTCTCGACTATGTACCTGCTGCAGCGGAAGATAACGCCGCTCGGTACAGGTGATTGACCGTGAAATCGACTCCAGGCAacaggaggtacagtctCTGGAGAAGAAGACGTAAGTCCTACCCACCAAGTCATGTTTATTCGCCTAATCTTGGATGTAGGAAATCCGAGTATAAGGATCTTAGCAGAGCCAAGTCGACCACTCGCCAATGGCTCCTTCGTATTCGTCAAGGAGAGGACGCAGTTGCTCAAAAACTTGAAAAGGAACAGAAGGAGTATTTGGATGCATTTCGAGCCGAGCGGGATGCCCGCGATGAGCTGGCTATGCTGATGGGAGAGAAATCAGAACGGGAACGCGCAGTAAGTGGTTTGTTTCTTCTTCGTGCATTAGTTCTAAACACGTTAGCAGCGCGTTGAACTTGCCAAGAAGGGAGAACAGATCGATGAATTAAAAAGAAAAATCGAGTCACTTTACGAAGGACTTTTCTCGGGACCTACACCAGGTGAGATTACCGAACTCGGCGGTCTGACCGAAGCGCTCATATTATTGGTTGTTCACATAGACTATCCTGAAGAGGAAAGTGCAGAACGCCATTTCAAGGCCGTTGAAACAGAATACCACCGCACGCAGACGTATCTGAACCAACACACTACTGCGATTAGCTTGCTTATCAAAGCGGAGAAGACAATTTCCACTTGTACAAAGAAGCTCAACGAGGTGagtcgcatatatgctactCAGATCATCAAGCATGATACCAATTGAGATATTTCTAGGCACGTATCGCGACGGCAAAACTAACACAGGAAGATACACTCGCAAACATGAGCGAGCAACTCGTACAATGCTCGTCCCTATTATCCAGCAGACTCACAGCCTCGATAGCTCAAAACCTCATTCGTCAAGCTGATGAGGCTTGTGGCGGTAACGCTGGCGCGGCAGTTGGTACTTTGGACATGGTACCCAGCATGTGAGCTAGGCTTGTGTATGTATGGTCATGGCGCTGAAACGTATTCTCAGCCCAAGGACTACAGAATGGGACGGTGAAGAATTTGTGACTTCTCTTGATGGACGATTTCCTGGTGAGTCAACCTAATAATTTTAAATATGCAGTGGATTAAAGAACGACCACCCAGCAAAATTGGATGAGTGTATTCGAAAACTAGCAGAAGCACGTACTCGGCTGCAAGGTGAAATCGACAAAAGCTCTGCGCGCATCGATGGGTCCCAAGCTTCGGTTCGGCAGGTAAATACGTCACTTTATTAGATTATTTAATATATACTAACACAAGCTTTTGATTTAGCTTTCGACCAAGTTACAGACGTCTCGCAAAGAGCTTGCGGACATTCGTTGCCGCATCATGACGAGCCTCACAAATCCTGCTGCTCTTGAAGCCCACCCACATTCTAGTGCCAAAAATGCACATGAAGTTGGCGATTCAGACCTCCCTGTGTATTTTGACTCGGTGAACACCATTTCTGGAAGGCCTGCGACAGACCCTAGTGGGAACGTTTCTGTTGGTGTACCATCTTACGAGGAGTCCCAGGCACAGAACCAGCCCGTTGGGGGGTTTAGGGTTACACTACCGAGGGGGAATGTTGACCATGGCCCGACACCTGTATATGCACCTTCAGGGTCAGCTCCTGGACCTGGAGGTATTGGCGGATTTCGAGTCATGGCTGAACCTGGCTGGTCTCCCGCTCTGTCCCCGAGGTTGCACATCCCTGAAGCGCATGGGTCACCTATGCCTTCACCCCTACCTTCGCCATTATCGCCCAAATCACCAGTTGTGTGCCTTCCGCCCTCAACATCATCTCAAGCCGGACCAAGTGGGCCGCGTCCGATATCATGGTCATTGAACCCGTACGCATCTGCTATGATTCGCCGAGCGAGCTTAGATAACGAAGGTCTCTTACCTCCGGGTGGGTGGATGAGCAATACAAACCCGTTTAAGGATCCTGGAGAGTCTCTCAATAACGGACACTAGTTTATATGCGCCAGTCAGCCACTTAAATTGGCTGAACATCTACATTATTTACTTGGTCTTGTTTCCGCTCGATTTTTATTTGATCGTGTCTTCTTAGACGTACGTTATACTTTGGTAGTTTGTTGGAGGAGTCTCTTTGATTTTTGTATCTACCGTGTCTATATTGTCACATAAATGAATCCAACATTATATCTTCCGCGGCCGTGGCTCTACCCTAGATTTATTTCTGTTATAACTCTTAATTGTCCCGGAACGCAAAATTCAATATCAATGTTGAATTTAATATTTGGATTCATCCCAGACGGACCTTTTGGGCGGTCCTTATCCCTCTGGAGATTAAGTAAAAATCTAATTGGTAGACCAAGTCGAAGGAAACCTTCTGTATGGAAGTTGACAGCACTAACTCACGGGGCCGGAAATGACTCGAATACACATTTGGCACGCAATCAAGAAGTGATCCGCTCAAACTACTCACGGGTTGCCTGGACCTGGGTGTACAGTCTTGCGTTCACTCATGATACTTGTGCTGCAAAGTCGGAAATCGTGTCGTCAGAGCCTGGGTGAAGATGAGTCTGGTGCAAAGAGACGCGACCATGACTTGTGGATCAAGTGCTAGGAAAGAAGAAGGCAGGGGTTAAGGAGGGTAGGAGGCCAGGATAAAAACAATTATAAGCGTGCCAGTAAACGGGCCGTACGCGACATGCAGTATTATCAGAGATTAACGAAAGGGTCTTTTCACCGCAGTGTTGCGCCGCGCAAACCCACATCAGTTTAAACGACCATGGTTAAGCTCGATTTTTTCTGGGCGTATTTGAGCATACTTGCCATTTAGGGGGTTTATATTATACAACTTCATTTTGCATGTATGTTGAGTTATCACAATACAATAACTTAGTGTTTGGTGTGCGCACGTGTGTACACAAGATTCCCTTTGTACAGTTTGTGGTTTGGCCATAATTCTCGTACAATCTAATAATTATGGCTGGAGGACCTGAATCTCCACTGGGGGCCCGTGAATCCATCAGATCAAAATCTTCACAGCGTTGCGAAGATCCGCGGGCCCAAATGATATTGATACAGATCTCTAGACCACGGAGAATCGGGCTCGACTCTAGTTATTGACAAGAAATGAGAGAGGATTCTATGAGATTAATATCGTAATATTGTTGTTTCCAGAGTGTTCAGGTTGTTTTGGCACCTTCGGAGGTCCTTGAGTCACTCTGGAGTCAAGTCACTTTTGTAGGATGAGATGTGTGTATACATGCATTTCGGCTGCTGGGACGATCCGCCCGGGACTAAAATCGATTGGCCATGGATTTGTGCCTTACACACTCCGAATGATCCGATCTACTGTAATCCGTATGTTCCGGTTTCTTTATTGGAGAGCGTCTAGTAAGTTACAGGGGAACGACCAAATGGCACCATGGCCTAAGCTATAGCTAGTCAAGCCGGTTCATGCATGGCGATTGGTGAAAATTCAGGTAAATATAAAGAGCTGCATCCGATTAATTCATTGATGTTCCACATTTCTACTAATGCAACAGTATAGGGAAGATATGATCCACTCTGCGAGTATGGATTTTAAACCGTATATCGGAGTCGATTTAGACCATGTATACTAATCTATATTAGTTCCTTTATATGAATTATACGTCATATTCTGACCAAGTTACCCTAGTCCTGGAATACATTGAAATGAAATAATTGCACAAGTACCAGGGCCAGATATCGTCCGTGGCTTCCTGTGATAATGACGATATCCGCACTCAGGGGTCGCGTGCCGCCTACCTAACTGATGCGTTTTAAAGCTCACCAGTATACTAGGCGCAAGAGATGGAATCTCTTGGCCTGCCGGTAATGgctcatccccccccccttccgTATTCCGCGGTGCTATAGAGCTTGATAAACGAACCTGGTTCCTGGAGAGAACTCTCACTCGGTTGCTCCAAGCACATACGGAGCAATAAAGTGAAGTTACCCCTCAAGAGACTATACCTAACTCTACATCCGAGCCTTGGTTCTGATGCCCATACTCGTATAAATACAGGACCTCTAAGCCGGTTACTTGTATCCAGGAGTTCAATCCAGACTCATTCCTCTCTCTGCTCTTCGCCCCAAATCGGTGCAAAAATGACTGGCGCTGCCGTGGCCAACAGAAACGTATCTTGGAGGCAAATGTTTCCCCCTAGGAAGCTCGTCTATCCCTTCGCTCTTGTCACTTCACTATTCTTTCTTTGTGAGTACTCGTATTACCCAGCCACCTGATACATATATTAATCGAATACCCAGGGGGGTTTACATACGGTTTACTCGATGTCCTTAACAAGCACTTTCAAAACACTCTTGGGATCACCAAACTTGAGTCAACGGGTCTTCAAATCGCCTACTTTGGCGCTGGTTATTTCGCATTCGCGCCAATCGCTGGCGAAATATTCCATAGGCGTGGATACAAATTCACTATCATCTTGGGTCTAGCGCGTAAGTAGTTGTACTTGACCCTCGGTTTTGACAACTTACTCCACCTGTCATAGTTTACTCGATTGGTGCAATTTTCTTCTGGCCTTGTGCAAAGTTCGCAGGAACGAGTAGCAACAAGAAGGCCGTGTTCGGCGGTTTCGGTAGGGTTTGCTTTTTGTAACAGGCTGAGGCTCCAAGTTCACTGATTCAATTTACAGTGGTTTGTTCGGCTGTTATTGGATGGGGTCTCGCGGCCCTGGAAATCGCTGCAATCACCTACGTTATGTGTTTGCCCGGAACTGAACCGTCTGGTGCTGCTTTCCGCCTTCAATTTTCGATGGGGTTCAACGGCATCGGGATATTTTCGGGGCCGTTCATTGCGTCCAAGTACTTCTTCTCCGGCGATAACGCCAACAATCTCACCAACGTCCAATGGGTCTACCTCGCTGTTGCTCTGATGGGTGCATTTGTTGCGTTTTTATTTGTTATCGCCAAGCTTCCTGAGACCCCTCAAGCTGAGCTCGAGAATCAAGCGCGAGCTGCCGCTGAGATATCCGGAACAGATGCCACTACCGATCAGCCCTTTCGAAAGGTACGGTGTTCGCTTGTACACACATGGAATATAGACTGACAAGTGGGGTCACTAGCAATATCGTGTGTTCTTCGGCTGGTTTGCTCAGTTCCTGTGTGTTGCTTCACAAGTCAGCTCTGCCTCATTCTTCATCAATTATGGCGCCGAGGTTGTTGGCTGGGCTGATGCAAAGACGTCCAAAATGTTGTCCTATGCACTCATAATGTTCACCGTCGGTCGCTTCGTTGGATTGGCCATCCTCACCATTTGGCCGGTCGAACTTCTTGTTGGTCTTTGGTCCATCGTATGTTTCGTCTTGATTATCTGTACAGCATTTATCGACGGCAAAGCTGGCATCGGATGCCTTATGGCCGCTATGTTCTTCCAGGCGCCTCTATTCCCTGGTGTTTTCGCTATTTCTACCAAAGGAATGGGGCGCCATACTCGTCGTGCTTCATCGCTCCTCATCTCTGCCATTGGTGGTAACGCTGTGCTTCCCCCGATTCAAGGCGCTATTGCTGATCGTTATGGCACGCATATCTCATATGCTCTCCATATACCTTCTTACGTCTACATTACCGGGTTTTCGCTCTTCCTCTGGTACCGCCATGGCGCACATTTCAACTTACGTGACGAGCCAATGGCGAAGGTAGGGCCCGCTCTCGAAGGTGAAATGAGTACCCCGGAGCTACACCGCACTCAGACCAGTGACAGCAAGAAGTTAGGAGACAAGATGGATGCTGATATGTTTGAGAAGGAGAAAGTCTAGAAAGTCAGAAattattatttttactttgTACTCTAACATGTTTGACAATTTGTGACTTTATGATGTAGTAAGCACGTAGTAGGAAGATGTATGCGGCTACGAATAAGAATCGGCTGATTGTTATTTGAATGTCACTATTAGAACCCAGACACTCATTCAGGGAGATCCTTTCTATTTTAAAAGAAAGCAAATCGAGGCAGATAGAATATGTAGGGCCCTGCACGCTCATGTATAATCTCAAGTTGTTTTTGAATTCAGAGCTGGAGTGATGTTGAGGTCACATTCTACTGTACAATTTCAGATTACAAACAATCCACAAATAAACGCCTTACACCTATCAAACCCGAAGCTGCACACTGAACAAAAAGAAGCCCCCACATTCATAGAGAGTACCGGGACGCATATGCATATAGATGATTCATAAGGAGCGAGACCAGAAGCGCGACCTCCATCGCTTCCACGCCGTAGGCTTATCTGCTGCGCTTTGTGAATCACTTGGGATAGAACTATCAGGGACTGGAGCTTGGTCTCTGTGTGGATCTTGTAGTCGAGAAACATAAGTATCAAAGATCGTGCCAGTTGGGCTGATGGGGCCTCCAAGAGGTTGGAGCTGCATACGTGACTCTCTGAGAAGATTGAGTACGAGAAAGATTCCCTGGCGAGACTGCAAACAATGTAGTTCATCAGAAGAAAGACCCCAATCCATAGCATAATCGGCACACCTTTTCGATATTTGACCTAAATTTTGTAGAGGCATAGCTCTCAATACGCTTGGTGAGACCCCACCCGAATCGTGACTGAAATCGGGCCTCGGTAACTTGTAGTGTTCGCCTACAGAGAGATGTGGTGTTTTAATCAGTCTCATGATTCGGGCCCTATGCGTCTACAACTCACCCGTCTTCGAGGGGACGTAGTGTGACTTGTTCAATCACCCTCAACGCCTTGGTATGTTCCAGATTTCGTGTGGTGCAGTTCACGCGATGACCAATGGTGTCAACCTCGCTCTCCTCGACAATCCAACTTTCGGATCGAGCGACTACGCCCGAGGGGAACCACTTGGGCAGGTTACCTCGTTTGAGGATGAGCCGAGTTGTACGTAGATTCCCCTCTGGTGTGAATGAGCGGTCGATAACATCGCATGAGAGGACATGTGCAGAGAAAGGATTAGGGTACCGTAGGAAGAAGGCGAGAGTTACCGTCGCCCAGTTGTCACTTTTTGAACACCGGATCCATAAGAAACAAGTGAGACTCTAAAGTAGAGTAGGACACTCACTCGTAGGTATGCGATTGGGAGAATAAATTGACCATATGGTGATGTGGTTGAAGTGGGCGAGTCGGGATTGAAGCCACCTTAAGTCCTGCTCCAACGTCGTCACTCGCGCAAGTCTGGGCCGCGAAATCCTCAAGCCGGCGGCCATCGGCTTAGTAATCCGATCAGATGAAGAGCTTACTAAGGCTGATCAACACAGCCACAGATGGCATACAGACACATATGGTACAACAGAGCCAAAAAGAGCAAAGATTACAGTACATGCAACAGTCCCAAAATAGAGCCGAACAAAATAGTATGAGTTAGTGGAAGCAAAAATTGTGGTAATCAATCTTCATCGTATTTACCAAGAGTGGTCGTTTTTAGATGACCGCTCATGCAGTGGCGGTTCGGACATTCGTCATCCTCATGCTCGGCATATATAAATTTGACACCATCCCTGGGTTCCATTTCAATATCTCTCCTGGCAATCCTGTTGGCGTTATCCCATTCTTTCGCGCTCTGAATTCCTTTGAGAGATAGCAGCAAGCGGGAGGTCGCAACCGTGAAGATGGACCAAACAAGCCAGCGAGGCAAAGCAGCGAGCGTGCCCTGAACAAAAATCTGTCAAGCATTTCTAAGAATGGAGGAGTAATAAAAGTGCCCACAGGTGCCAACTTCCAACTCTAGAGTACAACCCTCGCCGGTCAGAAAAAATTGCAGGGTTAGTGACGAACTCACCAAGAGGTTGAAGAGCATTCCCAAAAACACGACCTGAAGCAGATTTTATGGTTTTGTTTGAACTACGAATTCGCAAGGACTCACgaaaaaataaataaatccATCGCGGCTAAAAAAGCTGTCAGACAAGGGGATGCTATTGTTGAAAAGTGACTCACATCACAACATTGTGGATACGTGTAGAAGCAATTCTTATGAAAGATGTTATCAGTATGGCTTCTTGGTCAACCAGTTATGAAATAGCCAAAAGGAAAATACCTTGGTGTCGATAACGATTTAATTACCAATAACATCATAATGACTGCCCAAGAGACTTGCTTAATAGATGAAATGTATATATCTAGGATGGGCTTACAACAGTGATAGATCATAGCTGGGATCCATACCGTCCATGTGTATTTTACGTGGCCAAAGCAAATGTTAAATATCGGCTGTACGCTATACGACTCTTTTCGTACCATGAGCAGGTTGCTTTTCCGGAACGCCCAACAAAGATCTCTCACCTGCATTCGTGGTCGAATTAATGGCAACGAGCGCTATATTAGCGGCCACGTGAAGTACCCATGCCGAAGAGACCCAGAGGAAGATCTGAAATTGGGAGCATtggtattggatatgatgTCAAACCCAATGCACGCACGTCTCGACGGTTATCCCATAGTATATGCACCCTCATTCCGATTAGGAAGGTTGCAGAAAATACTGTCAACAACTCCACTGCAATGTCGCATAGGAGCCACACTCTGCAGCTGACGTTGGTTTCGTTAGTGTCTGTGCGGCCAACCAGGATTACACTATTTGATAGGTATTTACAACTAAAAATGCCAATCAGTTTGACGATAGCTGCACAATTGAATAAAACTTACTTTGTCACTTAGCCATGAAGCGGATCCTGTAAAGTCTGGGTACAATAGATTCAGCATACAACTCATCTGGCCAATCTTTGGACATACTGGCAGTAGCAACGCCAATAAAGATCGGCGGGATGTAACGGTTCAGTAGAAACAATACTTTCACCCAGCTAAGCTGAGCAAATGGATATGCATGAGCGTCGTCGTCGCCAAACGTCGGGTGCCAATCGTACCTCAGCAGGCCATACGAGGCTGATTTCGGAGTTTAAAGTGATGACTAGGTACCAAAGAAAAACGTGAGCACCAGCCATTCGGGATCCCGTGTAGAGCGCAGCTTACTATGATCCCAAACCATCAGAGTGAAACCTAACACCGTCATCTGCTGGGTAAGAAATATGTCCCTAGCAGCGGTGATTAATTCTTGAGTTTGTTCAGGCGTCAGCTCCACAGACATGATGCATTCGTCTCTTCGAGCCTGGTAGAGAGAAGGGTCAAGTGATCGCCTTAAGCAAGGCGGACCAGAGATTATGAACGTGCGGTTGACTTGTGTTTCAGGGAAGAAGGCATGGGAAGGTTCCTGGCTACAGAATGCAAAGAGTTCTTATTATACGTCTAGTTCATCGTGTATGGGTT from Rhizoctonia solani chromosome 16, complete sequence includes the following:
- a CDS encoding protein UPS2, mitochondrial, encoding MSVELTPEQTQELITAARDIFLTQQMTVLGFTLMVWDHIITLNSEISLVWPAELSWVKVLFLLNRYIPPIFIGVATANFTGSASWLSDKIFLWVSSAWVLHVAANIALVAINSTTNAGERSLLGVPEKQPAHEAILITSFIRIASTRIHNVVIRDGFIYFFVVFLGMLFNLLGTLAALPRWLVWSIFTVATSRLLLSLKGIQSAKEWDNANRIARRDIEMEPRDGVKFIYAEHEDDECPNRHCMSGHLKTTTLADGRRLEDFAAQTCASDDVGAGLKVASIPTRPLQPHHHMVNLFSQSHTYDDNWATVTLAFFLRYPNPFSAHVLSCDVIDRSFTPEGNLRTTRLILKRGNLPKWFPSGVVARSESWIVEESEVDTIGHRVNCTTRNLEHTKALRVIEQVTLRPLEDGRTLQVTEARFQSRFGWGLTKRIESYASTKFRSNIEKSRQGIFLVLNLLRESRMQLQPLGGPISPTGTIFDTYVSRLQDPHRDQAPVPDSSIPSDSQSAADKPTAWKRWRSRFWSRSL
- a CDS encoding ABC transporter transmembrane region, producing MAAQSTLRGVSRNLPSLADLSQKYAKHRPIIQPILKAAFVAYCLGNTYSNFVRPKGSEDASSGRRKEKGKPGDEPGTKKERVKVDAVFYARLRHILRIVIPSWRSKEAMMLAIHSSFLVFRTVLSLYVADLDGRIVASLVRAETVPFLLNLLRWLLVAIPATYTNSMLGYIQTKIGIAYRTRLTEQILNTYLGTENGEDKVYYKMSNLDDRIKNPDQMITTDIQRFSAHLAAMYSNLAKPVLDVILYNYQLSRNVGAEGLILLTALVQLSAILLKSLTPPFGQYAATEAALTGSLRATHSRLLEHSEEIAFFEGEEAEKMLVERDYFALVKHINMVLQKRLWHGVAEEGVIKWMWGCFGLCICAIPVFFKLPGMDRNDLGGRTESFVTNRRLLLSASDAFGRVMYSYKELAELAGYTARVSLLMDTMGDVQRAQFEKALVSSASIEENAKVLQGRGTVIESDEIQFEGVPIVSPNGDILVRSLSFFVQPGRHLLIVGPNGCGKSSLFRILGGLWPVYGGTVRKPPAKDFTYIPQRPYLSLGTLRDQVIYPHTKEEMQRRGVTDDDLLRVLSVVQMDHIVEREGGWDAAKEWRDALSGGDKQRIAMARLFYHAPKYAILDECTSAVTLEVERVMFEHATKLGITLLTVSHRPSLWQYHHMILQYDGQGGYVFTELDAERRLALQEEKQALEARLLEVPKMKARLSELKAAQAERRGP
- a CDS encoding major facilitator superfamily transporter yields the protein MTGAAVANRNVSWRQMFPPRKLVYPFALVTSLFFLWGFTYGLLDVLNKHFQNTLGITKLESTGLQIAYFGAGYFAFAPIAGEIFHRRGYKFTIILGLALYSIGAIFFWPCAKFAGTSSNKKAVFGGFVVCSAVIGWGLAALEIAAITYVMCLPGTEPSGAAFRLQFSMGFNGIGIFSGPFIASKYFFSGDNANNLTNVQWVYLAVALMGAFVAFLFVIAKLPETPQAELENQARAAAEISGTDATTDQPFRKQYRVFFGWFAQFLCVASQVSSASFFINYGAEVVGWADAKTSKMLSYALIMFTVGRFVGLAILTIWPVELLVGLWSIVCFVLIICTAFIDGKAGIGCLMAAMFFQAPLFPGVFAISTKGMGRHTRRASSLLISAIGGNAVLPPIQGAIADRYGTHISYALHIPSYVYITGFSLFLWYRHGAHFNLRDEPMAKVGPALEGEMSTPELHRTQTSDSKKLGDKMDADMFEKEKV
- a CDS encoding protein UPS2, mitochondrial, translated to MVHVYSQSFLYNHSWAHVNLGIWHKYPNPKCAHVISVDVVDRSVDPVTGVIRTERILGCKQAAPRWIVKLLGGSDDAFVREISFVDPVTARTTVTSVNLSLSQYVTVLEKIVYEPTRGPDGRMQTLFSQTAEIQARMAIWRSAGERLEKFSADRFGQNAQLGREGFEGVLRMLLEQKQAQRA